One stretch of Ficedula albicollis isolate OC2 chromosome 7, FicAlb1.5, whole genome shotgun sequence DNA includes these proteins:
- the METTL21A gene encoding protein N-lysine methyltransferase METTL21A, whose amino-acid sequence MGGIDLRDRSVIELGAGTGLLGIVVTLLGARVTITDRAAALEFLESNVQANLPPELRPRAVVKELTWGKDLDNFPPGAFDFVLGADIVYLEETFAELLQTLEHLCSERTVILLSCRIRYERDLQFLKMLRGRFSVSEVHYDSSKDVHIYKAQRGSRKDDF is encoded by the exons ATGGGAGGCATTGATCTCAGGGATCGGTCTGTGATcgagctgggagctggaactGGATTGCTGGGAATAGTGGTCACGTTACTAG GTGCCCGTGTTACCATCACAGACAGGGCGGCAGCACTGGAGTTCCTGGAGTCAAACGTGCAGGCGAACTTACCCCCTGAACTACGTCCCAGAGCAGTGGTGAAGGAGCTGACGTGGGGAAAAGACCTGGATAACTTCCCTCCAGGAGCATTTGACTTTGTCCTGGGTGCAGACATCGTTTATCTGGAAGAAACATTTGCAGAACTGCTTCAGACGCTGGAGCACCTGTGCTCAGAGCGAACGGTGATTCTCCTTTCCTGTCGGATCCGCTACGAGCGGGATCTCCAGTTCCTGAAGATGCTGCGGGGGCGTTTCTCTGTCTCCGAGGTCCATTATGATTCCAGTAAGGATGTCCATATCTACAAAGCACAGAGGGGTAGTCGCAAGGATGACTTTTGA